The Thioalkalivibrio thiocyanodenitrificans ARhD 1 genome window below encodes:
- the panB gene encoding 3-methyl-2-oxobutanoate hydroxymethyltransferase, which produces MSVQTEQPRTTIRRLQEMRKARSPIVCLTAYDAGFARLLDEAAVDVILVGDSLGMVVQGHDTTVPVTLDHMIYHTSMAARGCERALLMADMPFMSYTGPAQALANAARLMQEGGAQMVKLEGDGGQVEVVAALARHGIPVCAHLGLRPQSIHKLGGYRVQGRGVHAGERMMRDAVALQDAGADMLLLECVPAVLAAEVRGIVDIPVIGIGAGADCDGQILVLHDVLGMTGRPPRFATDFLAETGDIRAALAAYVSAVRERRFPGPEHSFQD; this is translated from the coding sequence ATGAGTGTACAGACCGAACAGCCACGCACCACCATCCGGCGCCTCCAGGAGATGCGCAAGGCGCGCTCACCCATTGTCTGCCTGACCGCCTACGACGCCGGCTTCGCCCGCCTGCTGGACGAAGCGGCCGTGGACGTCATACTGGTGGGCGATTCACTGGGAATGGTGGTGCAGGGCCACGACACCACGGTGCCGGTGACCCTCGACCACATGATCTACCACACCTCCATGGCGGCCCGTGGTTGCGAGCGCGCGCTGCTCATGGCGGACATGCCCTTCATGAGTTACACGGGCCCCGCACAGGCACTGGCCAACGCCGCGCGCCTGATGCAGGAAGGCGGCGCGCAGATGGTGAAGCTCGAGGGCGACGGCGGCCAGGTCGAAGTGGTCGCGGCGCTGGCCCGCCACGGCATTCCCGTGTGCGCCCATCTGGGCCTTCGCCCCCAGTCCATCCACAAGCTGGGCGGCTACCGGGTCCAGGGGCGCGGGGTCCACGCGGGCGAACGCATGATGCGCGACGCGGTAGCGCTCCAGGATGCAGGCGCCGACATGCTGCTGCTGGAATGCGTGCCCGCAGTGCTGGCCGCGGAGGTCAGGGGGATCGTGGATATTCCGGTCATCGGCATCGGCGCCGGCGCCGACTGTGACGGGCAGATCCTGGTGCTGCACGACGTGCTGGGCATGACCGGGCGGCCGCCACGCTTTGCCACGGACTTTCTGGCGGAGACCGGCGACATCCGGGCGGCCCTGGCCGCCTATGTATCGGCGGTGCGCGAGCGGCGCTTCCCCGGCCCCGAACACAGCTTCCAGGACTGA
- the pcnB gene encoding polynucleotide adenylyltransferase PcnB, which translates to MEQHNTVTPHGHPSSDASSALPVVIPRAEHGVSRANISRNALKVLYRLKESGFRACLVGGGVRDLLLGREPKDFDIATNAHPEEVNRLFRNCRLIGRRFRLAHVHFGREIIEVATFRAPHASGDDDTGDGGNGDALIEDGRLIRDNVYGTIEQDAWRRDFTINALFYDISDFSVVDYAGGMADLREGVLRLIGDPEVRFREDPVRMLRAVRFAGKLGFRVDPACETAIPRMAGLLAEVAPARLFDEAIKLFHGGYGLQTFEMLRRYDLFRYLFPATEESLTHEENGFPITFVANALKNTDERIHEGKGVNPAFLYAVMLWEPVRRIADRLIESDTPWLQALQQAGGVVLAEQAAHISIPKRIGLPMREIWEMQPRFEQRRGGRALRLLGHPRFRAAYDFYCLRAASGEALEEGCQWWTTIQEVSADEQRRMISAPDATGASPGGGRRRRRRPRRRRPDAGD; encoded by the coding sequence TACCGCCTGAAGGAGTCCGGGTTCCGGGCCTGCCTGGTGGGCGGCGGCGTGCGTGACCTGCTGCTGGGGCGCGAGCCCAAGGACTTCGACATCGCCACCAATGCGCATCCGGAGGAGGTCAACCGGCTGTTTCGCAACTGCCGGCTCATCGGCCGGCGCTTCCGCCTGGCCCATGTGCATTTCGGTCGCGAGATCATCGAGGTGGCCACCTTCCGCGCGCCGCACGCCAGCGGCGACGACGACACCGGCGACGGCGGGAACGGCGATGCGCTCATCGAGGACGGCCGCCTCATCCGCGACAACGTCTATGGCACCATCGAACAGGATGCCTGGCGGCGCGATTTCACCATCAATGCCCTGTTCTACGACATCAGTGACTTCTCCGTGGTGGACTACGCGGGCGGCATGGCAGACCTGCGCGAGGGGGTACTGCGCCTGATCGGCGATCCGGAGGTGCGCTTCCGGGAAGACCCGGTGCGCATGCTGCGGGCGGTGCGCTTTGCCGGCAAACTGGGCTTTCGCGTGGACCCGGCGTGCGAGACGGCCATTCCCCGCATGGCCGGGCTGCTGGCCGAGGTGGCGCCGGCGCGTCTGTTCGACGAAGCCATCAAGCTGTTCCACGGCGGCTACGGCCTGCAGACCTTCGAGATGCTGCGCCGCTACGATCTGTTCCGCTATCTGTTCCCGGCCACCGAGGAATCCCTGACGCACGAGGAGAACGGATTCCCTATCACCTTCGTGGCCAACGCCCTGAAGAACACGGACGAGCGCATCCACGAGGGCAAGGGTGTGAACCCGGCCTTCCTGTACGCCGTCATGCTCTGGGAGCCGGTGCGCCGCATCGCGGACCGACTCATTGAATCGGATACCCCCTGGCTTCAGGCCCTGCAGCAGGCGGGCGGCGTCGTGCTGGCGGAACAGGCAGCGCATATCTCGATCCCCAAGCGCATCGGTCTGCCCATGCGCGAGATCTGGGAGATGCAGCCGCGTTTCGAGCAACGCCGGGGCGGACGCGCATTGCGCCTGCTGGGGCATCCGCGCTTCCGTGCGGCCTATGATTTCTACTGCCTGCGGGCCGCCTCCGGTGAGGCCCTGGAAGAAGGCTGCCAGTGGTGGACAACGATCCAGGAGGTCAGCGCCGACGAGCAGCGGCGCATGATCTCCGCGCCCGACGCAACCGGTGCCAGTCCCGGCGGCGGCCGCCGTCGCCGGCGACGCCCCCGCCGCCGGCGGCCCGATGCCGGTGACTGA
- the folK gene encoding 2-amino-4-hydroxy-6-hydroxymethyldihydropteridine diphosphokinase: MPVTEVIAYIGLGSNLQDPRSQVSRALQALDHLPRTRCTARSSLYSSPPLGPPDQPEYVNAVACLATGLAAPELLHALLAVEQTHGRVRNGTRWGPRTLDLDILTYGDACIDSPELRIPHPGIPERAFVLYPLAEIAPADLEIRGLGLLADSLRRCPRGELKRLGGDA, from the coding sequence ATGCCGGTGACTGAGGTCATTGCCTACATCGGTCTGGGCAGCAACCTGCAGGACCCCCGGAGTCAGGTGTCCCGGGCCCTTCAGGCCCTTGATCATCTGCCCCGCACCCGTTGCACGGCCCGCTCATCCCTGTATTCCAGTCCCCCGCTGGGGCCGCCTGACCAACCCGAGTACGTCAATGCGGTGGCCTGCCTGGCCACCGGACTGGCCGCCCCGGAGTTGCTGCACGCCCTGCTGGCGGTGGAACAGACCCATGGCCGGGTGCGTAACGGCACCCGCTGGGGCCCCCGCACCCTGGATCTGGATATCCTGACCTACGGGGACGCGTGCATCGACTCACCGGAACTCCGGATTCCGCATCCGGGCATCCCGGAGCGGGCCTTTGTCCTGTACCCTCTGGCAGAGATTGCGCCGGCGGATCTGGAGATCCGGGGTCTGGGACTGCTGGCGGATTCGCTGCGCCGCTGTCCGCGAGGGGAACTGAAGCGACTCGGGGGGGATGCATGA
- the panC gene encoding pantoate--beta-alanine ligase translates to MRTVHTRGDLAAALSPWRRQGDTVALVPTMGHLHQGHLALVERARRHGDRVVATIFVNPLQFDRAEDLAAYPRSLETDSRALSEAGVDLLFAPLEAEVYPRGRDGVTRVEVPVLGDDLEGAHRPGHFVGVATVVCKLFSLVRPHVAVFGEKDYQQLLIVQRMTEDLDLGVEIMAIPTVREPDGLALSSRNSHLDAADRARAPALHGALSACVDALQWGDTAYAALEQAARARVTAAGLRPDYVSIRRQQDLGPPDAGERSLVVLGAAWCGPARLIDNIRTDLPPRD, encoded by the coding sequence ATGCGCACGGTACACACCCGCGGAGACCTGGCCGCGGCGCTCTCCCCGTGGCGCCGTCAGGGGGATACGGTCGCCCTGGTGCCCACCATGGGGCACCTGCACCAGGGGCACCTGGCCCTGGTGGAACGGGCCCGCCGTCATGGGGACAGGGTGGTGGCGACCATCTTCGTCAATCCGCTGCAGTTTGACCGGGCCGAGGATCTGGCCGCCTACCCCCGGAGCCTGGAGACCGACAGCCGTGCGCTGAGCGAGGCGGGCGTGGACCTGCTGTTCGCCCCGCTGGAGGCCGAGGTCTATCCACGGGGGCGCGACGGGGTGACCCGGGTTGAGGTTCCGGTGCTAGGCGATGACCTGGAGGGCGCACACCGGCCCGGGCATTTCGTCGGCGTCGCCACGGTGGTCTGCAAGCTCTTCTCCCTGGTCCGCCCCCACGTGGCGGTATTCGGGGAGAAGGACTACCAGCAACTGCTCATCGTGCAGCGCATGACCGAGGACCTGGACCTGGGCGTGGAGATCATGGCCATACCCACGGTACGCGAACCGGACGGCCTGGCCCTGAGTTCGCGCAACAGCCACCTGGACGCGGCGGACCGGGCGCGGGCACCCGCACTCCACGGGGCCCTGTCCGCCTGCGTGGACGCGTTACAATGGGGTGATACCGCCTATGCGGCGCTGGAACAGGCCGCCCGGGCCCGGGTGACCGCCGCCGGCCTGCGGCCGGACTACGTGAGTATCCGCCGCCAGCAGGACCTGGGGCCGCCTGACGCCGGGGAGCGTTCCCTGGTGGTCCTGGGAGCCGCCTGGTGCGGTCCGGCCCGCCTGATCGACAACATCCGGACGGATTTGCCGCCCCGGGACTGA
- a CDS encoding deoxynucleoside kinase: MSRETPSYIAVEGPIGVGKTSLARRLADTFNAELILETPEDNPFLERFYHDPRGAALPTQLFFLMQRVRQLAALRQGDIFKPVRVADFLVEKDRLFAQVTLDDAEHSLYEQVYEQLTLDAPTPDLVIYLQAPVEVLLERVARRGRSYERLMDSAYLHRLSEAYAGFFYHYENAPLLIVNASGIDWVNREADYQQLLDFMRGMGAGRHYFNPLPFAM; encoded by the coding sequence ATGAGCCGGGAGACGCCGTCCTATATCGCGGTGGAGGGACCCATCGGCGTGGGCAAGACGAGCCTTGCCCGGCGCCTGGCGGACACCTTCAACGCCGAACTGATCCTGGAGACGCCGGAGGACAACCCGTTCCTGGAGCGTTTCTACCACGACCCCAGGGGCGCCGCCCTGCCCACCCAACTGTTTTTTCTCATGCAGCGGGTACGTCAGCTGGCCGCCCTGCGCCAGGGGGACATCTTCAAACCGGTGCGGGTGGCGGATTTTCTGGTGGAGAAGGATCGCCTGTTTGCCCAGGTGACCCTGGACGACGCGGAACACAGCCTCTACGAGCAGGTCTACGAACAACTGACCCTGGATGCCCCCACGCCGGACCTGGTCATCTATCTCCAGGCCCCGGTGGAGGTGCTGCTGGAGCGGGTGGCGCGGCGCGGACGCAGTTACGAGCGGCTCATGGACAGCGCCTATCTCCACCGCCTGAGTGAGGCCTATGCCGGCTTCTTCTATCATTACGAGAATGCGCCGCTGCTGATCGTCAATGCCAGCGGCATCGACTGGGTCAATCGCGAGGCCGACTATCAGCAACTGCTGGATTTCATGCGCGGCATGGGCGCCGGTCGCCATTATTTCAATCCGCTGCCTTTTGCCATGTGA